ATCGTTTTGTTTTGGATTGGGTAAGAGAAAAATACATTAATAATATCAATGCGTTATTGGTGGATTTTTGTGGCTCTGAAGTCCCTTCTTTACGTTTTGAAGTGGGTAATAAACCTGCATCGACACGTACACCGGAAAGTGTTCCTAAAGCTGTTGTAAACCCAACAGTAAATACGGCACCTACGTATAGTCAGCCCGTTCGCCCTAGCTGGGATAACCAACCTGCGTCTCAACTGCCTGAGCTGAATTATCGCTCTAACGTTAACCCAAAACATAAGTTTGATAACTTTGTTGAAGGTAAATCTAACCAGTTAGCGAGAGCCGCAGCAAGACAAGTTGCTGATAATCCTGGTGGTGCTTATAACCCACTTTTTTTATATGGTGGAACAGGGCTGGGTAAAACGCACTTGTTACATGCAGTGGGTAACAGCATTATGGAACGTAAAGCGAATGCAAAAGTGGTTTATATGCATTCTGAACGTTTCGTACAAGATATGGTAAAAGCGTTACAAAATAATGCGATAGAAGACTTTAAACGTTATTACCGTTCTGTGGATGCACTATTAATTGATGATATTCAATTTTTTGCCAATAAAGAGCGTTCACAAGAAGAATTTTTTCATACCTTTAACGCATTGTTAGAAGGTAATCAGCAAATTATTTTAACCTCAGACCGTTATCCTAAAGAGATTAACGGTGTTGAAGATAGATTAAAATCACGCTTTGGTTGGGGATTAACGGTGGCGATTGAACCACCAGAACTTGAAACCCGAGTGGCGATTTTAATGAAAAAAGCGGATGAAAACCAAATTCAGTTACCTGACGAAGTGGCCTTTTTTATTGCCAAAAGACTTCGTTCTAACGTCCGTGAGCTTGAAGGTGCATTAAACCGAGTGATTGCTAACGCGAATTTTACAGGTCGTGCGATTACTATCGACTTTGTACGTGAAGCATTACGTGATTTACTCGCTTTACAAGAAAAATTAGTCACTATCGATAATATTCAAAAAACAGTTGCTGAATATTATAAAATTAAAGTGGCCGATTTACTGTCGAAGCGGAGATCCCGATCGGTTGCCCGTCCGAGGCAAATGGCAATGGCGCTGGCAAAGGAACTCACAAACCACAGCTTGCCTGAAATCGGGGATGCCTTTGGTGGTCGTGATCATACAACTGTTCTTCATGCATGCCGTAAAATAGAGCAATTGCGTGAAGAAAGTCACGATATCAAAGAAGATTTTTCTAACTTAATCAGAACATTATCATCCTAGCGCTATGAAATTTATCATTGAACGTGAACAGCTTCTTAAGCCGCTACAACAAGTGAGTGGCCCTTTAGGTGGTCGTCCTACCTTACCTATTTTAGGTAACTTATTGCTTAAGGTAACTGAAAACACCTTATCACTAACAGGAACTGACCTTGAAATGGAGATGGTGGCGAGAGTTAACCTCAGCCAGTCTCATGAAATTGGCGCCACAACTGTTCCTGCGCGTAAGTTTTTTGATATTTGGCGTGGGTTACCTGAAGGCGCAGAAATTAGTGTTGAGCTTGATGGTGATCGCCTTTTAGTGCGCTCCGGTCGTAGCCGTTTTTCATTATCAACTTTACCCGCATCTGATTTTCCTAACTTAGATGATTGGCAAAGTGATGTTGAATTTATCTTGCCACAAGCAACATTAAAACGCCTTATTGAATCCACGCAGTTTTCAATGGCACATCAAGATGTGCGTTATTACCTCAACGGTATGTTATTTGAAACTGAAAACACAGAATTACGCACAGTTGCAACAGATGGGCACCGTTTAGCCGTATGTTCGATGGATATCGGACAATCTTTACCTGGTCACTCGGTTATTGTTCCTCGTAAAGGTGTTATTGAATTAATGCGCCTACTGGATGGTGGTGGTGAAAGTTCACTGCAATTGCAAATCGGTAGCAACAATATACGCGCGCATGTAGGTGATTTTATTTTTACCTCGAAGTTGGTTGATGGTCGTTTCCCTGACTATCGTCGCGTATTACCGAAAAACCCAACCAAAACAGTGATTGCAGGTTGTGATATTCTTAAGCAGGCATTTTCTCGTGCTGCGATTTTATCTAATGAGAAATTCCGCGGTGTGCGTATTAACCTCACTAGTGGTCAATTAAAAATCACAGCCAACAACCCTGAGCAAGAAGAAGCAGAAGAAATTGTTGATGTTCAGTATCAAGGTGAAGAAATGGAAATTGGCTTTAATGTCAGCTATCTCCTTGATGTATTGAATACCTTGAAATGTGAAGAAGTTAAGCTGTTACTGACTGATGCTGTTTCTAGTGTTCAAGTTGAAAATGTGGCAAGTTCTGCGGCTGCTTATGTTGTTATGCCAATGCGTTTATAATAGTCACTAACATGATTTTATCCCGTTTATTGATCCGCCATTTTAGAAATATCGAACAGGCGGACCTGCCATTAGCGGATGGCTTTAATTTTCTTGTTGGACCAAACGGGAGTGGTAAAACAAGTATACTTGAAGCGATTTACACCTTAGGACATGGACGAGCATTTCGTAGTTCTCAAGCAAATCGCGTGATCCAACATGATGAAAATGAATTTATTCTTCATGGGCGTTTAAGTGGGCTTAATGAAGAAAGTCGCGGCTATGCGATTGGGTTGAGTAAAGATCGCGAAGGTAATAGTACGGTACGAATTGACGGAAGCGATGGTCATAAAATTGCAGAATTAGCCAAATTATTACCCATGCAATTAATTACACCAGAAGGTTTTACTTTACTGAATGGTGGGCCTAAATATCGTCGTGCGTTTATCGATTGGGGTTGTTTTCATAATGAACCTCGATTTTTTGCTGCATGGTCAGATTTAAAACGTGTTTTAAAGCAACGTAACGCAGCACTAAGGCAAGCAACGTCTTATCGACAGCTAATGCCTTGGGATAAAGAACTTATCTTATTAACGCAACAGATAAGTGAATGGCGAGCTCAATATACCGAAGATATCGCTAAAGATATTGAAGAAACGTGTCGTCTGTTTTTACCTGAATTTTCGCTGAAAGTCAGTTTTCAGCGGGGCTGGGATAAAGAAACTGATTATGGTGAGTTGCTAGCACGTCAATTTGAACGTGATAAAATGTTAGCCTATACCTCACTTGGTGCTCATAAGGCAGATCTACGCATTAGAGCAAACGGCACGCCAGTAGAAGATATGTTGTCACGAGGTCAGCTCAAGCTATTGATGTGTGCTTTGAGACTGGCACAAGGTGAATATTTCACTCGTAAGAATGGGCAAAGATGCCTGTATCTGCTCGATGATTTTGCTTCCGAATTAGATGCAAGTCGGCGTCAGTTGTTAGCCGAGCGTCTAAAATCTACGCAAGCTCAGGTGTTTGTCAGTGCGATAACACAAGGGCAAGTGAAAGATATGCTAGATGTAAATAGCAGGCTATTTAGCGTAGAACGTGGCAAAATAGAGGTTAAACCATAGGAATAAAGCGAGAAACGTTGATGTCGAATACATATGACTCCTCAAGTATCAAAGTATTAAAAGGGCTGGATGCGGTGCGTAAGCGCCCGGGGATGTATATCGGGGATACAGATGATGGAACCGGTCTGCATCACATGGTCTTCGAGGTGGTCGACAACGCAATCGACGAAGCCCTCGCGGGTTTCTGTGATGAGATTATTGTCACTATCCATTCAGATAACTCCGTCTCTGTTCGAGATGATGGTCGTGGAATTCCAACCGGCATTCACCAAGAAGAGGGTGTTTCAGCAGCAGAAGTTATTATGACGGTTCTGCATGCTGGGGGTAAATTCGATGATAACTCCTATAAAGTCTCTGGTGGACTTCATGGTGTAGGGGTTTCTGTTGTTAATGCGTTGTCTGAAAAACTCGAACTGACTATTCAT
This portion of the Proteus vulgaris genome encodes:
- the dnaA gene encoding chromosomal replication initiator protein DnaA, with product MSLSLWQHCLARLQDELPATEFSMWIRPLQAELSDNTLALYAPNRFVLDWVREKYINNINALLVDFCGSEVPSLRFEVGNKPASTRTPESVPKAVVNPTVNTAPTYSQPVRPSWDNQPASQLPELNYRSNVNPKHKFDNFVEGKSNQLARAAARQVADNPGGAYNPLFLYGGTGLGKTHLLHAVGNSIMERKANAKVVYMHSERFVQDMVKALQNNAIEDFKRYYRSVDALLIDDIQFFANKERSQEEFFHTFNALLEGNQQIILTSDRYPKEINGVEDRLKSRFGWGLTVAIEPPELETRVAILMKKADENQIQLPDEVAFFIAKRLRSNVRELEGALNRVIANANFTGRAITIDFVREALRDLLALQEKLVTIDNIQKTVAEYYKIKVADLLSKRRSRSVARPRQMAMALAKELTNHSLPEIGDAFGGRDHTTVLHACRKIEQLREESHDIKEDFSNLIRTLSS
- the dnaN gene encoding DNA polymerase III subunit beta, whose product is MKFIIEREQLLKPLQQVSGPLGGRPTLPILGNLLLKVTENTLSLTGTDLEMEMVARVNLSQSHEIGATTVPARKFFDIWRGLPEGAEISVELDGDRLLVRSGRSRFSLSTLPASDFPNLDDWQSDVEFILPQATLKRLIESTQFSMAHQDVRYYLNGMLFETENTELRTVATDGHRLAVCSMDIGQSLPGHSVIVPRKGVIELMRLLDGGGESSLQLQIGSNNIRAHVGDFIFTSKLVDGRFPDYRRVLPKNPTKTVIAGCDILKQAFSRAAILSNEKFRGVRINLTSGQLKITANNPEQEEAEEIVDVQYQGEEMEIGFNVSYLLDVLNTLKCEEVKLLLTDAVSSVQVENVASSAAAYVVMPMRL
- the recF gene encoding DNA replication/repair protein RecF (All proteins in this family for which functions are known are DNA-binding proteins that assist the filamentation of RecA onto DNA for the initiation of recombination or recombinational repair.), whose product is MILSRLLIRHFRNIEQADLPLADGFNFLVGPNGSGKTSILEAIYTLGHGRAFRSSQANRVIQHDENEFILHGRLSGLNEESRGYAIGLSKDREGNSTVRIDGSDGHKIAELAKLLPMQLITPEGFTLLNGGPKYRRAFIDWGCFHNEPRFFAAWSDLKRVLKQRNAALRQATSYRQLMPWDKELILLTQQISEWRAQYTEDIAKDIEETCRLFLPEFSLKVSFQRGWDKETDYGELLARQFERDKMLAYTSLGAHKADLRIRANGTPVEDMLSRGQLKLLMCALRLAQGEYFTRKNGQRCLYLLDDFASELDASRRQLLAERLKSTQAQVFVSAITQGQVKDMLDVNSRLFSVERGKIEVKP